A window of Kyrpidia spormannii genomic DNA:
TTGCCAGCGATGAGCGTCGGCTTGCTCACCACAGACGATTCAAAACCAACCTGACCATAATGGCCGACAACCAAGCTCGATACGTTTGTACTGGAGGCACCTGTGACCTGAACCGTTACGTCACCGTTTCGAGCCACGGTTTCGTCATCAACATAGAAATGCAACCCTGTAATTAGCCAACCGCTAGCTTGTGTGGTCGAAGCCGTTGTTGAGATCCAAAGGTCTTGATCCTGAACGTGAATTTGCATATTAGTTTGCGGCTTCGCCTCTTGGCCGTACACCAGAGCTGCGGACGCATTTTGTGAATCTGTATGCCACTTAAATCCACTGGGCAGTTTCAATTTCAGCGCATTGGTGCTCGTCTTAAGGGATCCCGCAACTTCCTCGTTCACGGCAAGGTTAAACTTGAAGTCATCGCTGCTGCTCTGGGTGTCAGTAGCTGCTAAGTCGACTTTTCCGGAAGATACCACATTAGCAACGGCGACAGTACCCGTTGGCAGCGCGCTGTTTGAAGGCGCAATCAGCGTTGCGTTAACTGGACCGTCGGAGGGTCCGGTCACGTTGACTTGTGGCAGGTGCAAAAGGAGGTGCACATCATCGTATTGCGTCCCTGACACCACTTTAACTTTCAGCAATGTTGCACTGGGGATTTCCCACGTTACTGTAGCGTCAGTACTTATGGCATTCCCTACCGCCACATCCACGTATGGCGCTGGCACGATTGGGGTGTTGCGGCTGCCAGTCTTGGCGGGTAACCCGACGGGATACGTTACACCATTAACCGCCACGTTGGTTGTTATTGTAGGTGCTGTTGTACCATCAAGCATGGTAACCGACGCATTTCCCGGCGAACCATTTACATTGGTCGTTTGCCACTTGGTTCCCACAACGGCGGGGTCAAACTGAAAGCCGTTTGGCAACATAAGAGTAACTTGGTTATCCTGACCACTCGCTAAAGCACCTTTGGGAATGAACAGATCAACCGTTCCCAAATCAGCAGTTTGCACAGAACTATTAATATTCGGCACGACCAACGCTGTCGCCGTTCCGGCCGCATGGGCCACCGTCGCGGTCAAGAAGGGCAGCGCCACAGCCGCCGGCGTAGTGCCGAAGAGAGCTGCGGTGGAAAGTACTGCAAGAGCCTTTTTGCCTTTGTTCATAACCCTCGTTTCTCCTCCCCCGTGTGTGTCTACTGAAATGAGGCGTGATGCAGGTGGTTCTTTTTCTGGATGGTCGTCCCCACTCGGGCCGGAGATCCTCAGCCGGCTTTCTTCCCTTCGGTCGAGGCGCACGACACTGTGCGCGACTCCAATCATCGAAGAAAGGCTGGTTATGTATCCGCCGCCCTGCGGGGCCGCATCACTCCCTTCAGTGGCGTGTAGTGGGCCGGGCGCATCGCACCGGGCCCGCATGAACATGCTAATCCTTGGGGTCTCTGCGCTCAACCCTCCGGGGCGCGATGTGCGGCTTCGCCTTCACTTCCTCACCCGGAACCCGCTCCCCTGGGGCCTTTCACTAGTACTGACGACGAGACCTTCGAAAAGGTTCCCCGGGGAGAGGATTTTTTTCACCCCATCTCCCGCGGGAAAAATAGCCAAAATCCCACGAGTGCTATTATAGTCTGTCCGCCGGCAAAGGTAAAGGGCGGCGTCTCTCCTTTCTCACCCACCCAGAAATCTTCCGGATCCGCGAGTGCTCTCAGTCTAGTTCATTTTTCCGGCCGGCGCAAATTCACAAATCATCGTTTCTATGCGAAAGATTTTTAGAGGGACCTTTTCGCCAGGATTTCGGCGTAGACCTCCTCGGTGCTCCTCACCATGCGCTCTAGCGAGTACAGGCTCGCCACGGCGTCCGGATCGGGGAGGACCACCCGTTCCCGGACCATGCCGTCCACCGCAGCGGCAAGGGTATAGGGATCCCCCGGGGACACCAGGCGCACTCCCGCCAACCCCTCGCCCACTTCGGCGAAGCCTCCCACCCGGCTGGCCACAACCGGCTTGCCACACGCCAGAGCCTCAAGCAGCGCCAGGCCAAAGCCTTCGGAGAGAGACGGGAGCACAACGATATCCACCGCCCGCAGCCATCGCTCGACGTCTGGTTGATAGCCGACGATCCTCACCCGCTCCTCCAGTCCCGCCTCTTGGATGCGGCGGGCGAGCTGCGTTTTGAGCGGACCGTCGCCAATCCAAACAAAGCTGCCGACAAAGCCCCCCTTGACCAGCTCCCGGGCGGCATCGAGGAGCACGTCATAGCCCTTGGCGGCGTGCATCCGAGCCACGGTGCCAATCAGCGGGCGGGGCAGGTTGAGAGACACGGCGTCGCCGTCGGGATGAAAACGGGAGGTGTCGATGCCGTTGTGGATCACCGTGAGACGTTCGAGAGGAATGCCCCCGGCGGCGAGGTCGTCCCGCAGGGCCCGGGAAACGCAGATGAATCGGTCGGTCTGGCGCCGGGTCAGGTGCTCCAGGCCGACGAAGAGCCACCGTTTGAGGGGGTCGGGATAGTCTGTCGCAAGCACGCTGTGGACGGTGGTAACCACCGGCACGCCCGCTCTTCGGGCCGCCAGGCGGCCGATGACGTTGGCCCGGACCCCGTGAGTGTGAAGGAGGACGATGTTTTGAGCCCGGGCGTAATCCACCACCTCGGCGATGGCCCGCCAGGGGGAGCGGGACAAGACCCGCACCGGCACCCCCACCGCCCGCATGCGGGAGGCCAACTCACCCTCGTAGAAGACGGCCAGGCGCGGCTCCACCCGCTTGACGCTTCGCAGCAGGTCGAAGACGTGCTGTTCCGCGCCGCCGAACTCCCCCGCGCCGATCATGGTGAGCACCCGCATCCCAAGGCCTCCTCGCGCCGTATTCCCTTCCGATCGTAGACCACCGGGAGGGCGTTGGCAAGAGGGAAGGGCATCGGCGGTGTGGGCGCGGGGATATTTTGTGGGGGAACAGGTTGTCAGCAGAGGCTCCTCGCTCGTGGTGCGCCAGGCCGCCGTCGCCCGCGTCACGGTAAGCCCCCTACAGCAGGCCCCCTTGGCCGCAGCACTGCTGACGGAAGGGCTGAGAGCAAAAGGAAAGACATCGTAGGAGCCGCAGCGGGGTTTGCGGCGGCAAGGACGGCACCTGTATGGAGACGCCCCGCGGAGGCTTCCGCACGTGCCCCGGAAACCAGGGATGGTGCAATCGTTCACGGCACAAAAGAACGCCCTTCTCCCATCCAAGGAGAGGGCGTTGTGTGAAAGTGTTCGCACAGTCGACACATCTGCACTCGTCTTCGCGATCATCAATACCACTAGAAAAGACCGCCCCTGAGCCACTGGGTTGGCGGTCTTTTCGCCTAATCCGGAGGAGCCGCCCTTGTGAGCGCTCCTATGCGACCATCGGCGCCCCCGCACCGTTGGCCTTATTTTTTACACATTTACAGTAGCACGAAACATCGCCCGCAGCAGTACGTCATCCGCTGTTCAAGTCCTGTTTCCTCAGTACAGAAGCACGCCCTTGTCGGGGGGTCTCCTGTAAATTACTGGTCAGAACAAAATTGGGCGATAACAAGCGCGCTGTATTGTCGCCACCAAACTTAACATCGATACGTATAACGGTTATAAACGGTTTTAACGACTGGCGGATGAGCTTCGGAAATCCGCGATGCGGGGGTGATCCCATTGCGCCAAGTACGCCGGAAGGTCACGAGGATCGGCAACAGCGTCGGCATCACGTTCACAAAGGATGCGCTGCGGGCTCTTGGCCTGCACATGGGGGACGAGGTCGAGCTTACGGTCAACGAGTCAAACCGTGAAATCATCATCCGCAAAGCGCCGAGCATTCCGCTGGGGCTTGACCCGCAGTTCTTCGAAGTCTTATCCGCCGCCACAATATGGGTTCTCGGTAATGTTGTAATTGTCGGATGAGGACGTGCTCAGGACCTTGGAAGACCAGTCCCGAAACTAGAACATTTGTGTCTAGGCACCAGAGTCGCGTCATGTTTACTGTTTCACATCGGTTCGTTTGTTAAAAAGTTCTTGCCGGACACGTTCCACTTCCGCCACCAATTCCTCCGGTGAGATCCCTCGAGTTTTCGCTTCGTGTTCGAGTTGACGAGTAAGCAGTTCTAGACCGGAGACTGGCTCGATGATGATCCTTCTCCCTTCTTGGCGAATAACGAGCGGAGTATCAGCAGAGATATGCAATGCTTCGCGGATATTTTTTGGGATAGTTACCTGTCCGCGTTCCGTTGGATGTATAATGCGCTCCATTCGTCACGACTCCTTCACTTTGGGATATTCTTATTTTCTTATTTTCGTACCGCATTGGCAAGTGCACAAATGTCTACGTCATCCGCTGTTCGAGCCGTGTTTTCTCAGTACAGGAGCACCCTTTGTCGGGGGCTCGCAACTGCTCACATAAACCTTAATAAAGATTGATATTCCTCATCATTTTGTGTAATATTATCTCATGAAGGTTTCCATTGGTAGAGCCGCCAAAGAGTTGGGAGTTGCCCCGGAGACCCTTCGCCGCTGGGAGGCGGAAGGAAAAATCCGGGTGGAGCGGACGCCGGGCGGGCACCGTCGGTACGACCTGGCCAGCCTTCGCGGGTGGGCCCGCAAGAAACCGGAACCGAAAGAGCGGATCACTCTCGCCTATGCCCGGGCCTCCACTCACGACCAGAAGGGGGATTTGGAACGGCAAGTGGAGTTGCTGGAGACGTTCTGCGCCCGGAAATCCGCGATGCCGAGGTGATCCCATTGCGCCAAGTACGCCGGTAGGTTACGAAGATCGGCAGCAGCGTCGGCATCACGTTCACAAAGGATGCGCTGCGGGCTCTTGGCCTGCACATGGGGGACGAAGTCAAGCTTACGGTCAACGAGTCAAACTGTGAAATCATCATCCGCAAAGCGCCGAGCATTCCGCCGGGGCTTGACCCGCATTTCTTCGAAGTCTTATCCGCCAACTCGGTCCAGAAATACAGCCACACGCACTACGGGAACCACCCTCCCCCCAATGGAAGAGGCGGAGAATTGGCACGGCCATTCGGCCATGTCCGTGGTTGGGAAGATGCCGTCCAGGATTGTCTGCGGGTGGTTCAGAGCCGTCGGTAGGCTTCTCCCCGCGGACGAACAGCCACAATCTCAATGATCCGTTCCTCGGTGCGGATCGTGAAAATAAGGCGCCAGTCACCCACACGCATCCTACAGAGTCCGGACACTCCTTGGAGGGGCGGATATCTTTTCCTGGACCTGGTGTTGGATCTTTGGCAATCCGATCGATGGCGCGGATTGTACGCTCTTTCTGCTTGCGGTCGAGCCGCCACAGTGTTGCGGCGGCCTCACGCGACACAATCACGCGCCACTCACTCACTCCTCCAACTCCTTCCGTAAATCATTCCATTCCACGTACTCCCCGAGTTGGATCTGCTCCCGACCACGCTGTACCCTTCCTGATCTTCGAGAGACAGCGTATCATCCGGATCAACGAGTCGCACCTTTTTTGGCCGCAGCAGAATACCTTCGGGTACCCGTTCAAATATCACATAGTCGCCCTCCTCGAGACCAATTGCGTCTCGGATCGACTTCGGGATCGTCACCTGACCGTGGCTGGTGACTTTACTTTGTCTCACTCGTCACTTCGCCCCTTCCGTTGATCGGTTTGTCGATTCATAAATATTATTTCTTATTTCTTATTCTATGCGCTGTGCACAAAGGGGGTGATCAACAGCCTGGAAGTTTGTGAACATCTATAGACGAACATACGTTTCTGTTATACAATCGTCTCATGAAACTCTCCGATTGGGCTAGGCAACAAGGAATCTCCTGCATGACCGCTTGGCGTTGGTGGAAAGACGGCAAGCTGCCTGTACCTGCCCGTCAGACCGAATCCGGTACGATCCTGGTGGATGTCCCTCCGACCCGTGAAGGCGGCCGGACGGTCGTGTATGCCCGGGTGTCCTCTCACGACCAGAGGAGTGACTTGGACAGGCAAGTGTCTCGAATCACCCAGTGGGCAACCGAGCGAGATCTCGTCGTGGACGAGGTGGTGACGGAGGTCGGATCGGGGATGAACGGGAAATGTCTAAAGCTCCGGCGTATTTTGGCGGATGCGCGGGTGACGACCATCATTGTGGAACACCGGGATCGACTGGCGAGGTTTGGCGTGGAGTACCTGGAATCTGCACTGGCTGCTCAGGGCCGTCACATTGTGGTGGTGGATGCCGGGGAGACCCGCGACGATCTGGTCCGGAACATGATCGAGGTCATGACATCGTTCTGCGCGCGGCCCTGCGGCCGACGGGGAGCACGGAATCGGGCTTTGCGGGCTGTGACCGCCGCTAAAAAGGACGGGAAAGAATCATGAAGGCGCTTCAGGCGTACCGCTTTGCACTCGATCCTTCGCCGCATCAGGAGAGGATGCTGGCCTCCCACACCGGAGCCCGGCGGTTTGCCTTTAACTGGGGGCTGGCATTGGTGAAAGAGCGTTTGAAGGCCAGAGGACGAGGCGAAGATGTCGAAGTGCCGTGGACCCTTGCCGCCCTTCGGAAGGAGTGGAACCGGCAGAAGGAACAAGTCGCCCCGTGGTGGCGGGAGAATTCCAAGGAAGCGTACTCGGCGGGGCTGGACGGCCTGGCCCGGGGGCTGAAGGCGTTTTTCGACAGCCGGTCCGGGAAGCGGAAGGGGCGTCGGGTGGGGTTTCCGAAGTTCCGGAAGAAGGGCCGGGGTCGGGAATCGGTGCGGTTCACGACGGGAGCGATCCGGGTGGACGACAAAAGCCACGTCGTTTTGCCCCGGATCGGGCGGGTGAGAACGCACGAGATGACCACGGCGCTCTTGGAGCGGGTGCAAAGTGACCGGGCGCGGATCCTGTCGGCGACCGTCTCCCGGGAAGGCGGGCGATGGTTTGTGAGTTTCACCTGCGAAGTGGAGCGGGACGCCGGGCGGCCGAAGCGCCCCCGGGACGTGGTGGGAGTGGACGCCGGGCTGAAACACCTGGCGGTCCTGTCAACGGGGGAGAAGGTGCCGAACCCGCAACCCTTGCGCAAGGCATTGCGAAAGATCGCGCGGTTGAACCGGGAGTTGGTCCGGCGAAAACGCAGAAGCCGACACTGGGAGGATACCCGTCGGCGGCTGAACCGGGCCCACGCGAGGGTGGCGAGAATTCGCTTGGACGCCATGCACAAGCTGACTCACCGGCTGGCGACCACGTTTGGCACCGTCGTGGTGGAAGACCTGAATGTGGCGGGGATGGGGCGGAACCGGCGATTGTCCCGGGCGATCTACGACGCGGGGCTGGCGGAGTTGAGACGGCAGTTGCAGTATAAATGCGAGTGGTACGGGTCCCGTCTTGTCCAGGCCCCCAGGATGTATCCCAGTTCCAAGACCTGCTCCAGGTGTGGGGCGATCAAGGAATTCCTTCCGCTTTGGGAGCGGGTGTATCGGTGTGAAGAGTGCGGGACGGTGATGGACCGGGACGAGAATGCGGCGATAGTTACTCCCACGCAACACAAACGATCGCAACGGCGCAAAATGGCATTCGATTCGGTTCAACCATGATGCCTGGGTCGGTGTAAAAACCAGTTCTACATCGTTTTCTGCAGCCCACTCAGTCACAGTACGATGCTTGTGAGGTGAAAAATTGTCCAAGACCACGTACAGCCGTTCAGACCGGTGATACCGCCGGCGGAGCACCTTGAGAAAACGCAGTATGTCCTGGTGCTTCTTGCTGGATGAGACGTGCCCATACAGTTTATCCGCTTTCAGATCCAGAGCCGCAAAAAAGTGCCTCACCCCGTGGGTGCGGCGGTACGTTGCCGGCAATCGATCGGGCCGACTTTTCGGGTACCATCCGCAACCGGAAAACGGCTGAATGGACAACGGTCCAAACTCGTCAACGCAGATGACCCGTCCGTCTTTGGGCGGATTCCGGTAGAGCGACTGGATTCGTTTTTTTTACCTCAAAGTCAGGATCATTCGAGGCTTTCCATGTCTTGGTATGCTGGTAGGTGATGTCGGCTTCCTCCAGAATGACACGGATAGTCTCAATGCTAATGGAGATCACGATGCCCCGCCTTTCGGCCTCCTCTTTGAGCTTGGACAGTGACCAATGGGTAAAGGGCAAACCCAGGGTGTTTGGCGGGATCTGGGCCAACTCAATGATCGCGGCTCTTTGTTCTTCGGTAAAGGTCCGCGGTCGTCCGCCCCTGTACCGAGGTTTTAAGGCCACAAATCCGTGCTGATTGAAGGCATGAATAATATGACGAATGTGCTCTTGAGACAGATGATACAACTCGGAGATCTCCGGCACCTTCATCTTTTGAGCGGAAGCCAACACGACCAAAGCCCGTCGCACTTCAACGGGGTTGGATC
This region includes:
- a CDS encoding glycosyltransferase, with amino-acid sequence MRVLTMIGAGEFGGAEQHVFDLLRSVKRVEPRLAVFYEGELASRMRAVGVPVRVLSRSPWRAIAEVVDYARAQNIVLLHTHGVRANVIGRLAARRAGVPVVTTVHSVLATDYPDPLKRWLFVGLEHLTRRQTDRFICVSRALRDDLAAGGIPLERLTVIHNGIDTSRFHPDGDAVSLNLPRPLIGTVARMHAAKGYDVLLDAARELVKGGFVGSFVWIGDGPLKTQLARRIQEAGLEERVRIVGYQPDVERWLRAVDIVVLPSLSEGFGLALLEALACGKPVVASRVGGFAEVGEGLAGVRLVSPGDPYTLAAAVDGMVRERVVLPDPDAVASLYSLERMVRSTEEVYAEILAKRSL
- a CDS encoding AbrB/MazE/SpoVT family DNA-binding domain-containing protein — encoded protein: MRQVRRKVTRIGNSVGITFTKDALRALGLHMGDEVELTVNESNREIIIRKAPSIPLGLDPQFFEVLSAATIWVLGNVVIVG
- a CDS encoding AbrB/MazE/SpoVT family DNA-binding domain-containing protein; translation: MERIIHPTERGQVTIPKNIREALHISADTPLVIRQEGRRIIIEPVSGLELLTRQLEHEAKTRGISPEELVAEVERVRQELFNKRTDVKQ
- a CDS encoding MerR family DNA-binding transcriptional regulator, whose product is MKVSIGRAAKELGVAPETLRRWEAEGKIRVERTPGGHRRYDLASLRGWARKKPEPKERITLAYARASTHDQKGDLERQVELLETFCARKSAMPR
- a CDS encoding type II toxin-antitoxin system RelE family toxin, which translates into the protein MAARPQAERAYNPRHRSDCQRSNTRSRKRYPPLQGVSGLCRMRVGDWRLIFTIRTEERIIEIVAVRPRGEAYRRL
- a CDS encoding AbrB/MazE/SpoVT family DNA-binding domain-containing protein — its product is MRQSKVTSHGQVTIPKSIRDAIGLEEGDYVIFERVPEGILLRPKKVRLVDPDDTLSLEDQEGYSVVGSRSNSGSTWNGMIYGRSWRSE
- a CDS encoding IS607 family transposase, giving the protein MKLSDWARQQGISCMTAWRWWKDGKLPVPARQTESGTILVDVPPTREGGRTVVYARVSSHDQRSDLDRQVSRITQWATERDLVVDEVVTEVGSGMNGKCLKLRRILADARVTTIIVEHRDRLARFGVEYLESALAAQGRHIVVVDAGETRDDLVRNMIEVMTSFCARPCGRRGARNRALRAVTAAKKDGKES
- the tnpB gene encoding IS607 family element RNA-guided endonuclease TnpB, producing MKALQAYRFALDPSPHQERMLASHTGARRFAFNWGLALVKERLKARGRGEDVEVPWTLAALRKEWNRQKEQVAPWWRENSKEAYSAGLDGLARGLKAFFDSRSGKRKGRRVGFPKFRKKGRGRESVRFTTGAIRVDDKSHVVLPRIGRVRTHEMTTALLERVQSDRARILSATVSREGGRWFVSFTCEVERDAGRPKRPRDVVGVDAGLKHLAVLSTGEKVPNPQPLRKALRKIARLNRELVRRKRRSRHWEDTRRRLNRAHARVARIRLDAMHKLTHRLATTFGTVVVEDLNVAGMGRNRRLSRAIYDAGLAELRRQLQYKCEWYGSRLVQAPRMYPSSKTCSRCGAIKEFLPLWERVYRCEECGTVMDRDENAAIVTPTQHKRSQRRKMAFDSVQP
- a CDS encoding helix-turn-helix domain-containing protein is translated as MCIFVRDLTPEEGNKLVKIARKGSNPVEVRRALVVLASAQKMKVPEISELYHLSQEHIRHIIHAFNQHGFVALKPRYRGGRPRTFTEEQRAAIIELAQIPPNTLGLPFTHWSLSKLKEEAERRGIVISISIETIRVILEEADITYQHTKTWKASNDPDFEVKKTNPVALPESAQRRTGHLR